From a region of the Phaeodactylum tricornutum CCAP 1055/1 chromosome 4, whole genome shotgun sequence genome:
- a CDS encoding predicted protein, translated as MSEYPVPQTAKPTKPPHSSTTLVGSQIKMTIMSTSSGNCRWRREDKDNEISRKCSSAPQVWGEKNAHERIRDDKFSSQLSIDSRLQNGDKRIPTSQLKGGSTSIVIRRHTKRRRVHFGRFSEVYELDADNEQVTAEIGWYSRKELFQMKVRAKRLPKAGSSIDVLSDAYGANVEENDIVQRLGASEDFQDRRGLELLSSEHHCFSRNLTICSVKGEVLLEQASQVIQGKSDAVKIAKAYAYASEPAVRFARLLGIVDALTTGKQMGTLESDSSLYSSKLSHLSNHSAFSRKGGRTTDFTLPGKMGSVQKFVEGKYHFFVLRSSWAMSLMSIGFHTKEELMEIVSVGLIKLLSYSDRSAKPSHKHLFHTKEESMEVISVRLVAVLVQFHHSKRNPCFVPDCLVYLPNHY; from the exons ATGTCGGAGTATCCTGTCCCGCAAACTGCAAAACCCACAAAACCGCCACATTCCTCGACGACACTAGTAGGATCACAAATCAAAATGACTATCATGAGCACTTCCTCTGGCAATTGCCGATGGCGCCGCGAAGACAAGGACAATGAAATCTCCCGCAAATGCTCTAGTGCGCCTCAAGTGTGGGGCGAAAAGAATGCGCACGAAAGGATCAGAGATGACAAGTTCTCATCCCAGCTTTCGATCGATTCCCGACTACAAAATGGCGACAAGCGCATTCCCACCTCCCAATTAAAAGGAGGAAGCACATCCATTGTTATACGGCGGCATACGAAGAGACGGCGCGTTCATTTTGGTCGGTTCTCCGAGGTATACGAACTGGACGCTGACAACGAACAAGTAACCGCAGAAATTGGCTGGTACAGTCGCAAAGAACTTTTCCAAATGAAAGTTCGCGCGAAGCGTCTGCCTAAGGCCGGCTCCAGCATTGACGTTTTGTCTGATGCATACGGAGCCAACGTCGAAGAGAACGACATC GTTCAACGGCTTGGCGCGAGCGAAGATTTTCAGGATCGTCGAGGTCTAGAACTGCTATCTTCGGAGCATCATTGCTTTTCTCGGAACCTGACTATTTGCTCGGTCAAGGGCGAAGTTCTATTGGAACAGGCCAGTCAGGTGATACAAGGAAAAAGCGATGCCGTGAAGATTGCCAAAGCGTACGCATATGCAAGTGAACCGGCAGTACGCTTTGCTCGTCTTCTAGGAATCGTTGACGCACTCACAACTGGTAAACAAATGGGCACCTTGGAAAGTGACTCCAGTCTTTATTCGAGCAAATTGTCGCATCTCTCAAATCACTCTGCCTTTTCCAGAAAGGGTGGCcgaacaactgact TTACGCTACCCGGAAAGATGGGGTCTGTTCAGAAATTCGTCGAAGGCAAATATCACTTTTTTGTACTTCGTTCATCCTGGGCTATGTCTCTCATGAGCATTGGTTTTCATACGAAAGAGGAATTGATGGAGATTGTTTCGGTTGGTTTAATCAAGCTACTTTCGTACTCGGATCGCAGTGCAAAACCCTCTCACAAGCATCTGTTTCATACGAAAGAGGAATCGATGGAGGTAATTTCTGTCAGATTGGTCGCTGTCTTAGTGCAATTTCACCACAGCAAGCGAAATCCTTGTTTTGTTCCGGACTGCCTCGTGTATTTACCAAATCACTACTAG